The Papaver somniferum cultivar HN1 chromosome 3, ASM357369v1, whole genome shotgun sequence genome includes a region encoding these proteins:
- the LOC113358461 gene encoding spermine synthase-like, producing MAGGVGSGLECQKIMDGKEISGVKVTPVHSCCLKAMATQPELGSKCHSTVVSGWFSEQVSYSDGTRKVYYNNPMWPGEAHSMKVENVLFEGKSEYQEILVFESATYGKVLVLDNIVQLTDKDEFAYQEMIVHLPLCSLPSPKRVLVVGGGDGGVLREIARHKSVEVIDICEIDKMVIDVSKKYFPELAVGFEDPRVQLHVGDATEFLRNAGEGIYNAVIVDSSDPVGPAQELVEKPFFVMIARALRPGGVLCNMAESLWLHTHLIEDMMTICRETFKGSVRYAWASVPTYPSGAIGFLLCTTEGPPVDFLNPVNPIEKLELAVNYGRDLMFYNSEMHSAAFALPSFLKREVSALRDL from the exons ATGGCGGGAGGTGTAGGTTCAGGTTTGGAATGCCAGAAGATTATGGATGGGAAGGAGATTAGTGGGGTTAAAGTTACCCCTGTTCATTCTTGTTGCTTAAAAGCTATGGCTACTCAGCCTGAACTTGGTTCCAAGTGCCATTCCACAGTTGTTTCTGGGTGGTTCTCAGAACAAGTGTCATACTCTG ATGGAACTCGTAAGGTTTATTACAACAATCCCATGTGGCCTG GGGAGGCACATTCAATGAAAGTTGAAAATGTTCTGTTCGAAGGGAAGTCAGAGTATCAAGAAATTTTGGTTTTCGAG TCAGCAACATATGGAAAAGTGCTTGTGCTAGACAACATTGTTCAATTGACTGACAAAGATGAATTTGCCTACCAGGAGATGATCGTTCACCTGCCCCTATGTTCACTCCCTTCCCCCAAAAGG GTCCTGGTTGTAGGTGGCGGCGATGGTGGGGTCCTTAGGGAAATAGCTCGTCATAAGTCTGTAGAGGTCATTGATATCTGTGAGATAGATAAGATGGTCATAGAT GTGTCAAAGAAGTACTTTCCAGAATTAGCTGTTGGATTTGAGGATCCCCGCGTACAACTCCATGTCGGAGATG CTACTGAGTTTTTACGAAATGCGGGCGAAGGGATCTACAATGCAGTTATTGTGGATTCGTCAGACCCTGTTG GTCCTGCTCAGGAACttgttgaaaaaccattttttgtgATGATAGCAAGAGCGTTACGCCCAGGTGGTGTTCTTTGTAATATGGCTGAAAGCTTATGGCTTCATACACATCTTATTGAAGACATGATGACTATTTGCCGGGAAACATTCAAGGGCTCTGTCCGTTATGCTTGGGCATCAGTTCCTACATATCCAAG TGGCGCTATTGGATTTCTCTTATGCACAACTGAGGGACCACCTGTTGATTTTTTGAATCCTGTAAATCCTATTGAGAAGCTGGAATTAGCCGTCAATTATGGAAGGGATCTTATGTTCTACAACTCAGAG ATGCATTCAGCAGCGTTCGCCTTACCATCATTTTTGAAAAGGGAGGTTAGTGCTCTAAGGGATTTGTAA